The Desulfocurvibacter africanus subsp. africanus DSM 2603 genome includes a region encoding these proteins:
- a CDS encoding cytochrome c family protein: MPSTLRTALILIAFTIALLMLADVPGLTAQGPTYVGSEACGQCHAEQYERYSKDSKKARSSQHVTRMATDLKPNELAKCFECHVTGYGQPGGFVSFEQTPHLANAGCEVCHGPGSMHAESGDPSLIKSTLTLKDCESCHNEERVASFGFKPLIHAGAH, from the coding sequence ATGCCTAGCACATTGCGCACAGCTTTGATCCTGATTGCATTCACGATCGCACTGCTGATGCTGGCGGATGTTCCGGGGCTCACGGCCCAAGGTCCGACGTACGTTGGCAGCGAGGCCTGCGGCCAATGCCACGCAGAGCAGTATGAGCGCTACAGCAAGGACTCCAAAAAAGCCCGCTCCTCGCAACACGTGACCCGCATGGCAACGGACCTCAAGCCCAATGAATTGGCCAAATGCTTTGAATGCCACGTCACGGGCTATGGCCAGCCCGGTGGGTTCGTTAGCTTCGAGCAGACTCCGCACCTGGCCAATGCCGGCTGCGAAGTCTGCCACGGCCCGGGCTCCATGCACGCCGAATCCGGCGATCCCTCGCTCATCAAAAGCACACTGACACTCAAGGACTGCGAAAGCTGCCACAACGAGGAGCGCGTGGCCTCCTTTGGCTTCAAGCCGCTCATCCACGCCGGAGCGCATTAA
- a CDS encoding Tim44 domain-containing protein, with product MFHTSRFHSRQTTTLGLNAKRPRTEAAALQGLSAQDLLRWLIVPLLALAMFLMAVDSAEARRMGGGKSFGSKSSYSSGYNKPAPAKDPTTMQRQATPGQQAAPAQGGFLSKFGGIGGMLGGLVVGGLLGSLLFGGGMGGGIGILELLLFGLAGLMLFRFIRSRKVSQANPAAMAGNDRYAYAAAQADRSSPAASAGGWDSLRSASAQASSAPEAGPAMPDGLDEAEFLSGAKALYARLQASWNRRDLKDIRAFTSPEVLAEIERQAAEDPMPDKTDVLMLNARVLEARKDGQQTVITVLYDALLREDQNASQPTQVREVWHIRRDEAAPRPEWILEGIQQLEM from the coding sequence TTGTTTCACACCTCGCGATTCCATTCCAGACAGACTACTACGCTCGGCCTGAACGCCAAGCGCCCGCGCACCGAAGCCGCGGCCTTGCAGGGCCTTTCGGCCCAGGACCTGTTACGCTGGCTCATCGTGCCGCTGCTCGCGCTCGCCATGTTCCTCATGGCGGTCGACTCGGCCGAAGCCAGGCGCATGGGCGGCGGCAAGTCCTTTGGCAGCAAGTCGTCCTACTCCAGCGGCTACAACAAGCCTGCTCCGGCCAAGGATCCGACCACCATGCAGCGCCAGGCCACGCCGGGGCAGCAGGCGGCTCCGGCCCAGGGCGGATTCCTCTCCAAGTTCGGCGGCATAGGCGGCATGCTCGGTGGCTTGGTCGTGGGCGGGCTGCTGGGCTCGCTCCTGTTCGGCGGCGGCATGGGCGGCGGCATTGGCATCCTTGAGCTACTGCTGTTCGGCCTGGCCGGCCTAATGCTCTTCAGGTTCATCCGCTCGCGCAAGGTCTCCCAGGCGAACCCGGCCGCCATGGCCGGCAACGACAGGTATGCCTATGCCGCAGCCCAGGCGGACCGCTCCAGCCCGGCCGCAAGCGCCGGCGGCTGGGATTCGCTGCGCTCGGCCTCCGCGCAGGCCAGTTCCGCGCCCGAGGCTGGCCCGGCCATGCCCGATGGCCTGGACGAGGCCGAGTTCCTGTCCGGCGCCAAGGCCCTGTACGCCAGGTTGCAGGCATCCTGGAACCGACGCGACCTTAAGGACATCCGCGCCTTCACCAGCCCCGAGGTCCTGGCCGAAATCGAGCGCCAGGCCGCCGAGGATCCGATGCCGGACAAGACCGACGTCCTCATGCTCAATGCACGTGTCCTGGAGGCTCGCAAGGATGGCCAGCAGACCGTGATCACGGTGCTCTACGATGCGCTGCTGCGCGAGGACCAGAACGCCTCTCAGCCCACGCAGGTGCGCGAGGTCTGGCACATCCGCCGAGACGAGGCCGCGCCCAGGCCCGAATGGATTCTGGAAGGCATTCAGCAGCTCGAAATGTAA
- a CDS encoding TerC family protein, whose amino-acid sequence METAWMWIGFNVLVLALLGLDLGVLHRKGREIGVREALLLSLGYLVLSLAFGAGVYYVLGNQAGTEFFTGYLIEKSLSVDNIFVFVLVFMHFAVPKTHQHKVLFWGILGALVMRALLIVTGAAIIEAFHWVIYIFGAFLVFTGVKMLVTVGQEPNLEENRINRFMRSRFRVTEGFEGQKFFVRRNGVLYITPLLIVLVLIEFTDLVFALDSIPAIFAITTDPFIVYTSNVFAILGLRALYFALVGIIHRFHYLKYGLSLVLVVVGAKMILNAYFAAKVVPTELALLITAVLIGGSMLVSVIKTRAVPTEEAAREAARWWVPGSPPKEKTRSGDEEGPTRS is encoded by the coding sequence GTGGAAACGGCGTGGATGTGGATCGGCTTCAACGTACTGGTTCTGGCCCTCCTGGGCCTGGACCTGGGCGTCCTACACCGCAAGGGGCGCGAGATCGGCGTACGCGAGGCCCTGCTGCTCAGCCTGGGCTACCTCGTTCTGTCCCTGGCTTTCGGCGCAGGCGTGTATTACGTGCTGGGCAATCAGGCCGGCACGGAGTTCTTCACGGGCTATCTCATCGAGAAGAGCCTGAGCGTGGACAACATATTCGTCTTCGTACTTGTCTTCATGCACTTCGCCGTGCCGAAGACCCATCAGCACAAGGTCCTCTTCTGGGGCATCCTGGGGGCGCTGGTCATGCGCGCCCTGCTTATTGTGACCGGCGCGGCGATCATCGAGGCTTTCCACTGGGTCATCTACATCTTCGGAGCCTTCCTCGTCTTCACGGGCGTCAAGATGCTCGTGACCGTGGGCCAGGAGCCCAACCTGGAAGAAAACCGCATCAACCGCTTCATGCGCAGCCGCTTCCGCGTGACCGAGGGCTTCGAGGGCCAGAAATTTTTCGTCCGGCGCAATGGCGTGCTCTACATCACGCCGCTCTTGATCGTGCTCGTGCTCATCGAGTTCACGGACCTGGTATTCGCCCTGGACTCCATCCCGGCCATCTTCGCCATCACCACGGACCCCTTCATCGTCTACACCTCCAACGTCTTCGCCATCCTGGGCCTTCGGGCGCTCTACTTCGCGCTGGTGGGAATCATCCACCGCTTCCACTACCTCAAGTACGGCCTGTCGCTGGTGCTCGTGGTCGTGGGCGCGAAGATGATCCTCAACGCCTACTTCGCTGCCAAGGTCGTGCCCACGGAACTGGCCCTGCTAATCACCGCCGTCCTCATCGGCGGCTCCATGCTCGTCTCAGTAATCAAGACCCGCGCCGTGCCCACGGAAGAGGCCGCCCGCGAGGCCGCACGCTGGTGGGTGCCCGGCAGTCCGCCCAAGGAAAAGACTCGATCCGGGGATGAGGAAGGCCCTACAAGGTCGTGA
- a CDS encoding rubredoxin, which produces MRLRLRSQAGRHLSGIEPGTTFEELPEDWRCPLCRSGSSVFEGEAEEDAQGSPCQ; this is translated from the coding sequence ATGCGGCTTCGTTTACGATCCCAAGCAGGGCGCCACCTGTCGGGCATCGAGCCGGGCACGACCTTCGAGGAACTGCCCGAGGATTGGCGCTGCCCCCTCTGCCGCTCGGGCAGCTCCGTCTTCGAAGGCGAGGCGGAAGAAGATGCGCAGGGCAGTCCCTGCCAATGA
- the rd gene encoding rubredoxin has protein sequence MDKYVCNICGYVYDPADGDPDNGVNPGTKFEDVPEDWVCPVCGAPKSEFSKEG, from the coding sequence ATGGACAAGTATGTTTGCAACATTTGTGGCTATGTTTACGATCCCGCAGACGGCGACCCGGATAACGGCGTCAATCCCGGCACCAAGTTCGAGGACGTTCCCGAGGACTGGGTCTGCCCCGTGTGCGGCGCGCCCAAGTCCGAGTTCTCCAAGGAAGGCTGA
- a CDS encoding FprA family A-type flavoprotein codes for MRPVEIKKDIHWVGAVDYNTRDFHGYALSPNGTTYNAFLIKDEKVTLFDTVKHGHEEEFFENVALAAGGLEAVDYLVVNHLEPDHAGCLVETVERVKPEKIFCSPMGLKAMDSLYHIKDKGWTVEALPTGANLSLGRRTLQFLETRMLHWPDNMMTYIPEDKLLISSDAFGQNLASSERFVDEVDRAKLTELMREYFANIVLPFSPIVQKTFEQIQKLGWEIDMIAPDHGLMFRGKDVAFAIQQYAELAAQHPTRRATILFDTMWHSTETMARAIGDGLKDAGCEVTLMHLKANHHTSVMTEVSRSGAVIVGSPTHNNGILPYVAGALQYMKGLKPQNKVGGVFGSFGWSGESVKIIKEWLTSMNIDVVGEGVRTKNVPDAEMLAQCFDYGRQIAQAIEAKMEACGVK; via the coding sequence ATGAGACCTGTGGAAATCAAAAAGGATATCCATTGGGTTGGGGCCGTGGACTACAATACGCGCGACTTCCACGGCTACGCCCTTTCGCCCAACGGCACCACGTACAACGCATTCCTCATCAAGGACGAGAAGGTAACCCTGTTCGACACCGTCAAGCACGGCCATGAAGAGGAGTTCTTCGAGAACGTGGCCCTGGCCGCAGGAGGCCTGGAAGCCGTGGATTACCTGGTGGTCAACCACCTGGAGCCGGACCACGCCGGCTGCCTCGTGGAAACCGTGGAGCGCGTAAAACCCGAGAAGATCTTCTGCTCGCCCATGGGCCTGAAGGCCATGGATTCGCTCTACCATATCAAGGACAAGGGCTGGACCGTCGAGGCCCTGCCCACGGGCGCGAATCTGTCCCTGGGCCGGCGCACGCTCCAGTTCCTGGAAACGCGCATGCTGCACTGGCCGGACAACATGATGACCTACATCCCCGAGGACAAGCTGCTCATCTCCAGCGATGCCTTCGGCCAGAATTTGGCCAGCAGCGAGCGATTCGTGGACGAGGTGGACCGGGCCAAGCTCACGGAGCTCATGCGCGAGTACTTCGCCAACATCGTGCTGCCCTTCTCGCCCATCGTGCAGAAGACCTTCGAGCAGATCCAGAAGCTCGGCTGGGAAATCGACATGATCGCCCCGGACCACGGCCTCATGTTCCGCGGCAAGGATGTGGCCTTCGCCATCCAGCAGTACGCCGAACTGGCGGCCCAGCATCCGACCCGGCGCGCCACGATCCTCTTCGACACCATGTGGCACTCCACTGAAACCATGGCCAGGGCCATCGGCGACGGCCTCAAGGACGCGGGCTGCGAGGTGACCCTGATGCACCTCAAGGCCAACCACCACACGAGCGTCATGACCGAGGTCTCGCGCTCGGGCGCGGTCATCGTGGGCAGCCCCACGCACAACAACGGCATCCTGCCCTACGTGGCCGGCGCGCTGCAGTACATGAAGGGTCTCAAGCCCCAGAACAAGGTCGGCGGAGTGTTCGGCTCCTTCGGCTGGAGCGGCGAGTCCGTGAAGATCATCAAGGAATGGCTGACGTCCATGAACATCGACGTCGTGGGCGAAGGCGTGCGCACCAAGAACGTCCCGGATGCCGAGATGTTGGCCCAGTGCTTCGACTATGGCCGCCAGATCGCCCAGGCCATCGAGGCCAAGATGGAAGCCTGCGGCGTGAAATAG
- a CDS encoding pyridoxal phosphate-dependent aminotransferase, protein MAMLASQIKDYLERASWIRRMFEAGIELKKQFGEDAVFDFSLGNPDLPPPPAVKKALAEIAENADKPFALGYMPNPGYPDVRAALAAQLSQEQGVTVGAGDVILTCGAAGGLNAFFRAVLEPCDEVLCPAPFFVEYGFYVQNFGGGLTPVKALPPDFGLDVPAMAAAINAKTRVVLINSPNNPTGAIYPREQLQALAQALREKSAQFGRPIYLVSDEPYRFLAYDGAEVPSLLPIYEHSVVASSFSKNLSLAGERVGYLLVNPAMPGKAELLAGLTLTNRILGYVNAPAIGQKILAKALGSQVDVSIYAARRKAMAEVLDAAGIEYAMPKGGFYFFPKAPGGDDLAFVRRLQEERVLAVPGTGFGYPGFFRLAFCVDEKIIRRSVEAFARAMKG, encoded by the coding sequence ATGGCCATGCTCGCCAGCCAGATCAAAGACTACCTGGAGCGCGCCTCGTGGATCCGGCGCATGTTCGAAGCCGGTATTGAGCTCAAGAAACAGTTCGGCGAAGACGCCGTGTTCGACTTCAGTCTCGGCAACCCCGACCTGCCGCCGCCCCCGGCCGTGAAGAAGGCCCTGGCCGAAATCGCCGAAAACGCGGACAAGCCCTTCGCCCTGGGCTACATGCCCAACCCCGGCTACCCGGACGTGCGTGCGGCCCTTGCGGCCCAGCTTTCCCAGGAACAGGGCGTGACAGTGGGTGCGGGCGACGTGATCCTGACCTGCGGCGCGGCCGGAGGGCTCAACGCCTTTTTCCGAGCCGTGCTGGAGCCCTGCGACGAGGTGCTCTGCCCTGCGCCGTTCTTCGTGGAGTACGGCTTCTATGTGCAGAACTTCGGCGGCGGGCTGACCCCGGTCAAGGCGTTGCCCCCGGACTTCGGCCTGGACGTCCCGGCCATGGCCGCGGCCATCAACGCCAAGACCCGCGTGGTGCTGATCAACTCGCCCAACAATCCCACGGGAGCCATCTACCCGCGCGAGCAGTTGCAGGCGTTGGCCCAAGCCTTGCGCGAAAAGTCCGCGCAGTTCGGCCGGCCCATCTATCTCGTGTCCGACGAGCCTTACCGTTTCCTGGCCTACGACGGAGCCGAGGTTCCGAGCCTCCTGCCCATCTACGAGCATTCGGTGGTGGCCAGCTCCTTTTCCAAGAATCTTTCCCTGGCCGGCGAGCGCGTGGGCTATCTGCTGGTCAATCCGGCCATGCCCGGCAAGGCCGAGCTGCTGGCTGGCCTGACGCTCACCAACCGCATCCTGGGCTACGTGAACGCACCGGCCATCGGCCAGAAGATCCTGGCCAAGGCCCTGGGCTCGCAGGTGGACGTGTCAATCTACGCGGCGCGGCGCAAGGCCATGGCCGAGGTGCTCGATGCGGCGGGCATCGAATACGCCATGCCGAAGGGCGGCTTCTACTTCTTCCCCAAGGCTCCGGGCGGCGACGATCTGGCCTTTGTCCGGCGGCTGCAGGAGGAGCGCGTGCTGGCCGTGCCCGGTACGGGCTTCGGCTATCCGGGATTCTTCCGCCTGGCCTTCTGCGTTGACGAGAAGATCATCCGCAGGAGCGTGGAGGCTTTCGCGCGGGCCATGAAGGGGTAG
- a CDS encoding Slp family lipoprotein, whose protein sequence is MNIDPFWARLLAIIAAAFVAALVLSSCGSRLPKDMRITPTTLADPLQVAERPGAYTNSTVLWGGRIVSLRPGREGTELEVLQFELNSSDRPESGQRTGGRFLVRTPAFLDPALYAPGREVTVAGTLEGSETRPVGERPYVYPVVISNDVYLWPERAPYRDPYYDPWGPRFYFGYGVYRYW, encoded by the coding sequence ATGAACATCGATCCCTTCTGGGCGCGTCTGCTGGCAATCATCGCCGCCGCCTTTGTCGCGGCCCTGGTGTTGTCTTCCTGCGGCTCCAGGCTGCCCAAGGACATGCGCATAACGCCCACGACCTTGGCCGATCCGTTGCAGGTGGCGGAACGCCCCGGGGCCTACACGAATTCCACCGTGCTGTGGGGCGGCAGGATCGTATCCCTCCGGCCGGGCCGTGAAGGCACCGAACTGGAGGTGCTCCAGTTCGAACTGAACTCCTCTGACAGGCCCGAGTCTGGTCAGCGCACAGGCGGCCGCTTCCTGGTGCGCACGCCGGCCTTCCTGGACCCGGCGCTCTACGCGCCCGGCCGCGAGGTAACGGTCGCCGGAACTCTCGAAGGCTCGGAGACGCGCCCCGTGGGCGAGCGGCCCTACGTGTATCCCGTGGTCATTTCCAACGACGTCTATCTCTGGCCCGAGCGTGCGCCCTATCGAGACCCTTATTATGACCCATGGGGGCCGCGCTTCTATTTCGGCTACGGTGTTTATCGTTATTGGTAA
- the ftsH gene encoding ATP-dependent zinc metalloprotease FtsH, with amino-acid sequence MNGSRIPGANQQRSLRGVMFLLFIALMAWVWISRGMTAPPPLSYSEFREQLAADNVRSVLVQGERIDGQFRQAIRYRPEGASQDMELARFRTYIPSFGDPELFDLLQARDVQLRVRPESDGSWLWLLLFGLLPMLFLGFIVWVQFRRVSGGGGGGLLGMGRSRAKLYDQRKERTTFDDVAGAEGAKEELQEIVTFLKDPGRVRRLGAQVPRGVLLVGPPGCGKTLLARAVAGEAGVPFFSITGSDFMEMFVGVGASRVRSLFEDAKKNTPSIIFIDELDSIGRKRGAGLGGGHDEREQTLNQLLSELDGFEQSHDVIVMSATNRPDILDPALLRPGRFDRRVTIPLPTTKARLEILRIHARNKPMAQDIDLNALARGTPGFSGADLRNLLNEAALMAARYDRKEILREDVEQARDKVLMGLVRQGLAISDEEKRTVAYHESGHALVAAVMPNADPLHKVSIVPRAMSMGVTQQLPETEKYVYTREYLLDRLAVMMGGRAAEELVLGTMTSGAGSDLLEATRHARRMVVEWGMSKRFSHMALGGSNEPVFLGEDFATRREYSEETAREVDEEVATILEAAYGKARAALEEYRQGLDKLAAKLLEEEELSGDVVLTILGVDGKRRPAGLS; translated from the coding sequence ATGAACGGTTCCAGGATTCCCGGCGCAAATCAGCAACGCTCCTTGCGCGGCGTGATGTTTCTTCTGTTCATTGCGCTCATGGCCTGGGTCTGGATTTCCCGGGGTATGACGGCCCCGCCGCCATTGAGCTACAGCGAATTCCGCGAGCAGCTGGCGGCCGACAACGTGCGGAGTGTCCTGGTGCAGGGCGAGCGCATCGACGGCCAGTTCCGGCAGGCCATCCGCTACCGCCCCGAAGGCGCGTCCCAGGACATGGAGCTGGCGCGCTTCCGCACGTACATCCCATCCTTCGGTGATCCCGAGCTGTTCGATCTCCTGCAGGCCCGGGACGTGCAGCTTCGCGTCAGGCCCGAGAGCGACGGCTCCTGGCTGTGGCTGCTCCTGTTCGGCCTGTTGCCCATGCTCTTCCTGGGCTTCATTGTCTGGGTCCAGTTTCGGCGCGTGTCGGGCGGCGGAGGAGGGGGGCTGTTGGGCATGGGCCGAAGCAGGGCCAAGCTCTACGACCAGCGCAAGGAGCGCACGACCTTCGACGACGTGGCCGGCGCCGAGGGGGCCAAGGAGGAACTCCAGGAAATCGTGACGTTCCTCAAGGACCCAGGCCGCGTACGCCGCCTGGGCGCGCAGGTTCCGCGCGGGGTGCTCCTGGTCGGTCCGCCGGGCTGCGGCAAGACCCTGCTGGCGCGGGCCGTGGCCGGAGAGGCCGGAGTGCCCTTCTTCAGCATAACCGGCTCGGATTTCATGGAGATGTTCGTGGGCGTGGGCGCCTCGCGCGTGCGCAGCCTGTTCGAGGACGCCAAGAAGAACACGCCGAGCATCATTTTCATCGACGAGTTGGACTCCATCGGCCGCAAGCGCGGGGCAGGCCTGGGCGGCGGCCACGACGAGCGCGAGCAGACCCTGAACCAGCTGTTGTCAGAGTTGGACGGTTTCGAGCAGAGCCACGACGTCATCGTCATGAGCGCCACCAACCGCCCGGATATTCTGGACCCGGCGCTCCTGCGGCCCGGCCGCTTCGACCGCCGGGTGACCATTCCCCTGCCCACCACCAAGGCCCGGCTTGAGATTCTGCGCATCCACGCGCGCAATAAACCCATGGCCCAGGACATCGACCTGAACGCCCTGGCGCGCGGTACGCCGGGCTTCAGCGGCGCGGACCTGCGGAATCTGCTCAACGAGGCCGCGCTCATGGCCGCCAGATACGACCGCAAGGAAATCCTGCGCGAGGACGTGGAGCAGGCCCGCGACAAGGTGCTCATGGGCCTCGTGCGCCAGGGGCTGGCCATCAGCGACGAGGAGAAACGCACAGTGGCCTACCACGAGTCGGGCCATGCCCTGGTGGCCGCGGTCATGCCCAACGCAGATCCGCTGCACAAGGTTTCCATCGTGCCGCGGGCCATGAGCATGGGCGTGACCCAGCAGCTCCCGGAGACGGAGAAGTACGTCTATACGCGCGAGTACCTCCTGGACCGTCTGGCCGTGATGATGGGTGGCCGGGCCGCCGAGGAGCTGGTGCTGGGCACCATGACCAGCGGCGCGGGCAGCGACCTGCTGGAGGCCACGCGCCACGCCCGGCGCATGGTCGTGGAGTGGGGCATGAGCAAACGCTTCAGCCACATGGCCCTGGGAGGCAGCAATGAGCCGGTCTTCCTGGGTGAGGATTTCGCCACCAGGCGGGAGTACAGCGAGGAGACGGCCCGCGAGGTGGACGAGGAGGTTGCAACCATCCTTGAAGCCGCTTACGGCAAGGCGCGAGCGGCCCTGGAGGAGTACCGTCAGGGCCTGGACAAACTGGCCGCCAAGCTGCTGGAGGAGGAAGAGCTGTCCGGCGATGTCGTGCTGACCATCCTGGGCGTGGACGGCAAGCGCAGGCCGGCGGGGTTGTCCTAG